From the genome of Spirosomataceae bacterium TFI 002, one region includes:
- a CDS encoding DNA binding domain-containing protein, excisionase family — translation MNTSIVIAITVEELKSLIQEAVSNSRNEPKVKEKKLLSIEEAAVFLGIPQNTIYQFTSKRTIPFIKLGRRLVFDKEELLEWVKQNRKSTKKEIENEN, via the coding sequence ATGAACACAAGTATAGTCATAGCAATTACAGTAGAGGAGCTGAAAAGTTTGATCCAAGAAGCTGTAAGTAATTCTCGAAATGAACCAAAAGTGAAGGAGAAGAAACTATTGTCTATTGAGGAAGCAGCGGTATTCTTGGGAATACCCCAAAACACTATTTATCAATTTACTTCAAAAAGAACCATCCCATTTATTAAACTTGGTAGAAGGCTTGTATTCGACAAAGAAGAATTGTTGGAATGGGTAAAACAAAACAGAAAGTCCACAAAAAAAGAAATCGAAAACGAAAATTGA